The proteins below are encoded in one region of Aquisphaera giovannonii:
- a CDS encoding transposase → MGTEAPTPIVIPVRCAPKKAPCPRCGKRGRRKRTITRRVRTVTYKAVAYLEVTYGEYAARCECSTTFRNTHEGVIPRAAYDNKVRDLVLDRILKDGMSVERTLRSLRRDFLLDPSSGFVYDVLRDRAAQLDMATHRREVLDRFSGALCVDELHLGRFTLLLATDPLNDLPVAFALVAANDQSHMRRFLGNLKTWGLAPEVVVTDGSNLYPAVLAELWPDAAHQLCVFHVIKDINELILDAVRRMRTAMGRRGKAGRKKKRGRKGAKAKAAAKRRGLTVKEKAHFVFKHRHLIVKRRENLTEAERGDLKRALEYPPALATLRRFADRIYWVFDTPKDRHQAACRRSALVRDPAFLAVPELVKAMEQLDEGKFAKLMAYLNDPESRRVRTNNHVERTNRVFRFLEKVRYKWRRRRTLVRFVALTLDGIWREWTRAETRGREVPDEAGCGESQTQTTQQSSQSA, encoded by the coding sequence ATGGGCACCGAGGCACCCACACCGATCGTTATACCGGTTCGATGCGCCCCCAAGAAGGCTCCGTGCCCCCGGTGCGGCAAGCGAGGCCGGCGGAAGCGGACGATCACCCGCAGGGTCCGAACCGTCACCTACAAGGCCGTCGCCTACCTGGAGGTCACCTACGGCGAGTACGCCGCCCGATGCGAGTGCTCCACGACCTTCCGCAACACCCACGAGGGTGTGATCCCCAGGGCCGCCTACGACAACAAGGTCCGCGACCTCGTCCTCGATCGCATCCTCAAGGACGGGATGAGCGTCGAACGCACCCTCCGGTCACTCCGGCGCGACTTCCTCCTCGACCCGTCCTCGGGGTTCGTCTACGACGTGCTCCGCGACCGGGCCGCGCAACTCGACATGGCAACGCACCGCCGTGAGGTGCTGGACCGCTTCAGCGGCGCGCTCTGCGTCGACGAACTGCATCTCGGCCGCTTCACCTTGCTGCTGGCCACCGACCCCTTGAATGACCTGCCGGTGGCCTTCGCGCTGGTCGCCGCCAACGATCAGTCGCACATGCGGCGGTTCCTGGGCAACCTCAAGACCTGGGGGTTGGCCCCCGAGGTCGTGGTCACCGACGGGTCGAACCTGTATCCCGCCGTCCTCGCCGAGTTGTGGCCCGACGCGGCGCATCAGCTGTGCGTGTTCCACGTCATCAAGGACATCAACGAGCTGATCCTCGACGCCGTACGCCGGATGCGCACGGCGATGGGCCGGCGGGGCAAGGCCGGCCGCAAGAAGAAGCGGGGCCGCAAGGGGGCCAAGGCCAAGGCCGCCGCGAAGCGACGCGGCCTGACGGTCAAGGAGAAGGCGCACTTCGTGTTCAAGCACCGCCACCTGATCGTGAAGCGCCGCGAGAACTTGACCGAGGCGGAGCGGGGCGACCTGAAGCGGGCCCTGGAATACCCGCCCGCGTTGGCGACGTTGCGGCGATTCGCCGACCGGATCTACTGGGTGTTCGACACGCCCAAGGACCGGCACCAGGCGGCTTGCCGCCGGTCGGCCCTGGTGCGCGATCCCGCGTTCCTGGCGGTCCCCGAGTTGGTCAAGGCGATGGAGCAACTGGACGAGGGGAAGTTCGCCAAGCTGATGGCGTACCTGAACGACCCGGAGAGCCGGCGGGTGCGGACCAATAACCACGTGGAGCGGACCAACCGGGTGTTCCGGTTTCTGGAGAAGGTGCGGTACAAGTGGCGTCGCCGGCGGACGCTGGTGCGATTCGTGGCCTTGACGTTGGATGGCATCTGGCGGGAATGGACCCGGGCCGAAACGAGAGGACGCGAGGTCCCGGATGAAGCCGGGTGTGGCGAGTCGCAAACCCAGACTACACAACAATCAAGTCAGTCCGCATGA
- a CDS encoding class I SAM-dependent methyltransferase, with protein MARLPIPKSLKRILVPAWNEGHRLGWLVRDHAGAVLSGRWARCSVCGRVRPMIYRRRVVPEKLAERWGLTPRLAKALARKESSDCAGCGAKLRARRIASVLLETFPIGSPPAPARSLAEWVRSPEAARMRIAEINRIDGIHGALSHLPGFASSDYHPGAPPGAIVEGVRSEDLTRLTYPDASFDLVLTSESLEHVPDLGAALRGIRRVLAPGGLHIFTVPVLPDEPKTFRRAELRPDGSIKHLAASIHHPGGDVGYLVFTEFGADLPEVLKRAGFDLTVHYGPVREDDLTQVYVCRWMGL; from the coding sequence ATGGCCCGATTGCCGATCCCGAAGTCCCTGAAGCGGATCCTCGTCCCCGCCTGGAACGAGGGCCACCGGCTGGGCTGGCTCGTCCGCGACCACGCCGGCGCCGTGCTGTCGGGCCGCTGGGCCCGATGCTCGGTCTGCGGACGGGTCCGGCCGATGATCTACCGCCGCCGGGTCGTCCCCGAGAAGCTGGCCGAGCGCTGGGGACTGACGCCGAGGCTGGCGAAGGCCCTGGCCCGCAAGGAATCCTCCGACTGCGCGGGCTGCGGCGCCAAGCTTCGGGCCAGGCGGATCGCCTCCGTGCTCCTCGAAACGTTCCCGATCGGCAGCCCCCCTGCCCCGGCCCGCTCGCTGGCCGAGTGGGTGCGCTCCCCCGAGGCCGCCCGAATGCGGATCGCCGAGATCAACCGGATCGACGGCATCCACGGGGCGCTCTCGCACCTGCCGGGCTTCGCCTCCTCCGATTACCATCCCGGCGCTCCGCCCGGTGCCATCGTCGAGGGCGTCCGCTCCGAGGACCTGACCCGGCTGACCTATCCGGACGCGAGCTTCGACCTGGTGCTGACCTCCGAGTCTCTCGAGCACGTCCCCGACCTGGGCGCGGCCCTCCGCGGGATCCGACGCGTCCTCGCCCCAGGCGGCCTGCACATCTTCACCGTCCCGGTCCTCCCCGACGAGCCGAAGACGTTCCGCCGGGCCGAGCTGCGCCCCGACGGTTCGATCAAGCACCTCGCCGCGTCGATCCACCACCCCGGGGGGGACGTCGGCTACCTCGTCTTCACCGAGTTCGGCGCCGACCTGCCGGAGGTCCTGAAGCGGGCCGGATTCGATCTGACGGTCCATTACGGGCCGGTTCGCGAGGACGACTTGACGCAGGTCTACGTCTGCCGATGGATGGGCTTGTAG
- the ispG gene encoding flavodoxin-dependent (E)-4-hydroxy-3-methylbut-2-enyl-diphosphate synthase: MAYSTTVTRHRTREVGVDDHVVGGSNPIWVQSMTTTNTFDAEATLAQIRRLEEAGCEIVRVTVPKKEDVEGCKAIRDHIKIPLIADIHYDYRMALACLEARTPSGRRAVDKIRINPGNIGGEERFKEVVRKAKDAGVPMRIGVNSGSLEKDLIEKYGFPCPEAMVESALRHIETAESLGYKLMIVSLKASHVPTAVECYTQYAAKCDYPTHVGITEAGSKEYGTLKSAAGIGAILLRGVGDTIRVSLLGDPVPEIAAGFDILRACDRRVTQPEVVACPTCGRLDIDLERIVAEVEEKMKGLSNPLRISILGCLVNGFGEAKEADLGIAAGAGKGIIFKRGVPIRHVKEDEMVQALLQEVERFEEETKPLASFVEKEKQKQAKAALPVLN; this comes from the coding sequence ATGGCCTACTCCACCACGGTGACGCGGCACAGGACCCGGGAAGTCGGCGTCGACGACCATGTCGTCGGCGGGTCCAACCCGATCTGGGTGCAGTCGATGACGACGACGAACACCTTCGACGCCGAGGCCACGCTGGCGCAGATCCGCCGGCTGGAGGAGGCCGGCTGCGAGATCGTCCGGGTGACCGTGCCCAAGAAGGAGGACGTCGAGGGGTGCAAGGCGATCCGGGACCACATCAAGATCCCGCTCATCGCCGACATCCACTACGACTACCGCATGGCGCTCGCCTGCCTGGAGGCCCGCACCCCCTCGGGCCGCCGGGCGGTGGACAAGATCCGCATCAACCCCGGGAACATCGGCGGCGAGGAGCGGTTCAAGGAGGTCGTCCGCAAGGCGAAGGACGCCGGCGTGCCGATGCGGATCGGCGTGAACTCCGGCAGCCTGGAGAAGGACCTGATCGAGAAATACGGCTTCCCCTGCCCGGAGGCCATGGTCGAGAGCGCCCTGCGTCACATCGAGACGGCCGAGAGCCTCGGCTACAAGCTGATGATCGTCAGCCTGAAGGCGAGCCACGTGCCGACGGCCGTCGAGTGCTACACCCAGTACGCCGCCAAGTGCGACTACCCGACCCACGTGGGCATCACCGAGGCCGGGTCCAAGGAGTACGGCACCCTGAAGAGCGCCGCCGGGATCGGGGCCATCCTCCTGCGGGGCGTCGGCGACACGATCCGGGTCTCGCTGCTGGGCGACCCGGTGCCGGAGATCGCGGCCGGCTTCGACATCCTCCGCGCCTGCGACCGCCGCGTGACGCAGCCCGAGGTCGTCGCCTGCCCGACCTGCGGCCGGCTGGACATCGACCTGGAGCGGATCGTCGCGGAGGTCGAGGAGAAGATGAAGGGGCTGAGCAACCCCCTGCGGATCAGCATCCTCGGCTGCCTGGTCAACGGCTTCGGCGAGGCCAAGGAAGCCGACCTGGGCATCGCCGCCGGCGCCGGGAAGGGCATCATCTTCAAGCGCGGCGTGCCGATCCGCCACGTCAAGGAAGACGAGATGGTCCAGGCCCTCCTCCAGGAGGTCGAGCGGTTCGAAGAGGAGACGAAGCCCCTCGCCTCGTTCGTGGAGAAGGAGAAGCAGAAGCAGGCCAAGGCGGCGCTGCCGGTCCTGAACTGA
- a CDS encoding serine/threonine-protein kinase: MRPAGSARPGRPDKVPEDSPPADLADYTCDASETLLYDSSGEDAGLPPDASPSPPAAFLDDPRQFAESVVGSGLVEESRLLELRAQLFPGDEPVVVSRLAGAMVRRGWLTPYQAAAIRQGKARGLAIGDYLVLDKIGAGGMGLVFRVRHPGTEADLALKLLSPSISRDRAAVARFRREVSAVARLSHPNIVAALDSGEARGLLYLVMEYVDGKDLARHVRDHGPMSVRQAVDCVIQAARGLKEAHDRGITHRDIKPANLLLDRSNVVKVLDLGLARVNQGLEAMDAEGSDTDLTVSGVIVGTVDYMSPEQAFDPRLADPRSDIYSLGCTLHYLLTGRAPYGGKSFMERMLGHRERPIPSLRNARDDVPVPLNEFFWRMMGKSVGVRPQSMVEVIDGLKRCAEAKPSHLPPSRPASPHAEDRFDPDSVYGLADQSVAESAHPVVGEGPTNVYTRPRNASDSRVQGRRARRRGHWRRILILAILAAIPLLVRLFATRRRSRQPNEPRPRPQGR; the protein is encoded by the coding sequence ATGCGGCCAGCCGGATCCGCACGCCCCGGTCGTCCGGACAAGGTCCCGGAGGATTCACCTCCGGCCGACCTGGCCGACTACACCTGCGACGCATCCGAGACCTTGCTCTATGACTCGTCCGGTGAAGACGCGGGCCTGCCCCCGGACGCCTCCCCCAGCCCCCCGGCGGCGTTCCTCGACGACCCGAGGCAATTCGCGGAGAGCGTCGTCGGGAGCGGCCTCGTCGAGGAGTCGCGCCTCCTTGAGCTTCGAGCCCAGCTCTTCCCCGGGGACGAGCCGGTCGTGGTGTCCCGACTGGCCGGAGCGATGGTCCGCAGGGGCTGGCTCACCCCGTACCAGGCGGCCGCCATCCGCCAGGGGAAAGCCCGCGGGCTCGCCATCGGCGACTATCTGGTCCTCGACAAGATTGGCGCCGGCGGCATGGGCCTGGTCTTCCGGGTCCGGCACCCGGGGACGGAGGCCGACCTCGCGCTGAAGCTGCTGTCCCCTTCCATCAGCCGGGACAGGGCGGCGGTCGCGCGGTTCCGCAGGGAGGTCTCCGCCGTGGCGAGGCTGAGCCACCCGAATATCGTCGCCGCCCTCGACTCCGGGGAGGCGAGGGGACTCCTGTACCTCGTGATGGAATACGTCGACGGGAAGGACCTCGCCCGCCACGTCCGCGACCACGGGCCGATGTCGGTCCGCCAGGCCGTCGACTGCGTCATCCAGGCCGCGCGCGGCCTGAAGGAGGCCCACGACCGAGGGATCACGCACCGCGACATCAAGCCGGCGAACCTGCTCCTGGATCGGTCGAATGTCGTGAAGGTGCTGGACCTGGGCCTGGCCCGGGTGAATCAGGGGTTGGAGGCGATGGACGCCGAGGGTTCCGACACGGACCTCACGGTCAGCGGGGTGATCGTGGGGACGGTCGATTACATGTCGCCCGAGCAGGCGTTCGACCCGCGCCTGGCGGATCCGCGGTCGGACATCTACTCGCTAGGGTGCACGCTCCACTACCTCCTGACCGGCCGCGCCCCGTACGGGGGCAAGTCGTTCATGGAGCGCATGCTCGGCCACCGAGAGCGACCGATCCCCTCGCTCCGGAACGCACGCGACGACGTCCCGGTCCCGCTCAACGAGTTCTTCTGGCGGATGATGGGGAAATCCGTGGGGGTGCGGCCGCAATCCATGGTCGAGGTCATCGACGGCCTCAAGCGGTGCGCGGAGGCGAAGCCCAGCCATCTCCCGCCGAGCCGGCCGGCCTCCCCCCACGCCGAGGACCGATTCGACCCCGATTCCGTCTACGGGCTGGCGGACCAATCGGTCGCCGAGTCAGCTCACCCCGTGGTCGGCGAAGGCCCGACGAACGTCTATACGAGGCCCCGAAACGCCAGCGACAGCCGGGTCCAGGGGCGAAGGGCCCGGCGTCGGGGGCACTGGCGAAGGATCCTGATCCTCGCCATCCTCGCGGCCATCCCGCTCCTCGTACGCCTGTTCGCGACGCGCCGTCGTTCGCGGCAACCAAACGAGCCGAGGCCACGGCCGCAGGGCCGGTGA
- a CDS encoding DUF5658 family protein, with protein MTIAFACASCGRRYQVPRRWIGRRVRCKACGQVQPAPARATREGESGTLERHPENTGAPPSLPVEVPAPVASTPRAGPRPRRRRRPATLEECRVQRPAVALLLLSGCDLFMTFALLRRSPAYFESNPVAMWFFARWNMAGMALFKFGAVGVAIAACELVERKRPGLGKLILILGCVAAAYAFVQGYRLILGVEGPDLADE; from the coding sequence ATGACGATCGCCTTCGCCTGTGCGTCTTGCGGCCGTCGATATCAGGTCCCTCGCCGATGGATCGGCAGGCGCGTCCGCTGCAAGGCGTGCGGGCAGGTCCAGCCCGCCCCGGCGCGGGCGACGCGGGAAGGTGAATCGGGGACGCTTGAGCGGCACCCCGAGAACACCGGCGCTCCTCCCTCCCTTCCCGTCGAGGTCCCGGCACCGGTCGCATCCACGCCGCGGGCCGGCCCGCGGCCCCGGCGCCGTCGCAGGCCCGCGACGCTCGAGGAGTGCCGGGTCCAGCGACCCGCCGTCGCACTCCTGCTGCTCAGCGGCTGCGACCTTTTCATGACCTTCGCCCTGCTCCGGAGGAGTCCGGCGTATTTCGAGTCGAACCCCGTCGCCATGTGGTTCTTCGCCCGCTGGAACATGGCGGGCATGGCCCTCTTCAAGTTCGGCGCGGTCGGCGTGGCGATCGCGGCGTGCGAGCTGGTCGAACGCAAGCGACCGGGCCTCGGCAAGCTCATCCTGATCCTCGGTTGCGTCGCCGCCGCCTACGCCTTCGTCCAGGGATACCGGCTGATCCTCGGGGTGGAGGGTCCTGACCTCGCCGACGAGTGA
- a CDS encoding PEP-CTERM sorting domain-containing protein: protein MRSATARRACHGLLLTVACASGFGVGTVQAAATKKVTLSGQDARTFVAWNRFLAGGTPTWSARHAPDFSPMVRSTIWQIVKSDTQAEQLANPMIDYLLWRRSLNVRRFATYHPYLNPRLAQLLNSSPTLPSGAPAPQPPTAVSPQDLTGPKAGPTPSTPSTTTPPAPSDPIGQTVSPPSVPEPSSLVLAATMTGMGLWWRHRIGREQRSRR from the coding sequence ATGAGATCGGCAACGGCGCGGAGGGCGTGCCATGGCCTGTTGCTGACCGTGGCGTGTGCGTCCGGGTTCGGAGTCGGGACGGTCCAGGCCGCGGCCACGAAGAAGGTGACCCTGAGCGGCCAGGACGCGAGGACCTTCGTCGCCTGGAACCGCTTCCTGGCGGGAGGGACGCCGACGTGGTCCGCGAGGCATGCGCCGGACTTCTCGCCGATGGTCCGGAGCACGATCTGGCAGATCGTCAAGTCCGACACGCAGGCCGAGCAGCTGGCCAACCCGATGATCGACTACCTGCTTTGGCGTCGCAGCCTCAACGTCAGGCGGTTCGCGACCTACCACCCCTATCTGAACCCCAGGCTGGCCCAGCTCCTGAACAGCAGCCCGACCTTGCCCTCGGGCGCCCCGGCGCCGCAGCCGCCGACGGCCGTGTCGCCCCAGGATTTGACCGGTCCCAAGGCGGGCCCGACCCCCTCGACGCCCTCCACGACGACCCCCCCCGCGCCCTCGGATCCGATCGGCCAGACCGTGTCCCCCCCTTCGGTCCCCGAGCCGAGTTCCCTCGTCCTGGCGGCCACGATGACGGGGATGGGCCTCTGGTGGCGGCACCGAATCGGCCGCGAGCAGCGGTCCCGCCGCTGA
- the metG gene encoding methionine--tRNA ligase, whose translation MADASRFYITTAIDYPNSRPHIGTAFEKIGADVQARFRRMEGASVHFLMGNDENTIKVTQRARELGLEPKPYVDDMARQFQEVWKALEISNDDFIQTSEERHHRGCQAFIQAVHDAGDIYKGVYKGHYCNGCESFKTEKEVAEGNGRCPNHPNQELVFLEEENYYFRWSAFRDRLLAHYESHPEFIQPESRRNEIMSLVREELRDVAISRKGFTWGIPVPFDPGHTIYVWFDALLNYVTAVGYGTDMERFRREWPADVHVIGKDITRFHCALWPAMLMSAGVELPRKVFGHGFVFRKNEATGEAEKLSKSLGNVVEPMELISKFSAEGFRYYFMSQCPFGGDGEFSFERFADVYNSGLANNLGNLYSRILTMCAKYFPEGLGSNEGVDLTAWRKELDLPSLIGELRERMGSFDYSTALQKIWLEVVDRANRYTQETEPFKVAKTDLEAARTILLNLVDWLRVAAILVKPVLPATAETFYRAFNFEESTPWEKVSFSTASTPAQPLELRIEAPLTNGKPAPLFPKIDTKKPA comes from the coding sequence ATGGCGGACGCGTCACGGTTCTACATCACCACGGCGATTGACTATCCCAACAGCCGGCCGCACATCGGCACCGCGTTCGAGAAGATCGGCGCGGACGTTCAGGCCCGCTTCCGCCGCATGGAAGGCGCCTCGGTCCACTTCCTGATGGGCAACGACGAGAACACCATCAAGGTGACCCAGCGAGCCCGCGAGCTCGGCCTGGAGCCGAAGCCGTACGTGGACGACATGGCCCGCCAGTTCCAGGAAGTCTGGAAGGCCCTGGAGATCTCCAACGACGACTTCATCCAGACGAGCGAGGAACGCCACCACCGCGGCTGCCAGGCGTTCATCCAGGCCGTCCACGACGCGGGCGACATCTACAAGGGGGTCTACAAGGGCCACTACTGCAACGGCTGCGAGTCCTTCAAGACCGAGAAGGAGGTCGCCGAGGGGAACGGCCGCTGCCCGAACCACCCCAATCAGGAGCTCGTCTTCCTCGAGGAGGAGAACTACTACTTCCGCTGGTCCGCGTTCCGGGATCGGCTCCTGGCACACTACGAGTCGCACCCCGAGTTCATCCAGCCGGAGAGCCGTCGCAACGAGATCATGAGCCTCGTCCGGGAGGAACTCCGCGACGTCGCGATCTCCCGGAAAGGTTTCACGTGGGGCATCCCGGTCCCGTTCGATCCGGGCCACACGATCTATGTCTGGTTCGACGCGCTGCTCAACTACGTGACGGCCGTCGGGTACGGGACGGACATGGAACGATTCCGTCGCGAATGGCCGGCGGACGTGCACGTGATCGGCAAGGACATCACGCGATTCCATTGCGCCCTCTGGCCGGCCATGCTCATGTCCGCGGGGGTCGAGCTGCCGCGCAAGGTCTTCGGCCACGGCTTCGTGTTCCGCAAGAACGAGGCGACCGGCGAGGCGGAGAAGCTCAGCAAGAGCCTGGGCAACGTCGTCGAGCCGATGGAGCTGATCAGCAAGTTCTCCGCCGAGGGCTTCCGCTACTACTTCATGAGCCAGTGCCCGTTCGGGGGCGACGGCGAGTTCTCCTTCGAGCGGTTCGCCGACGTCTACAACAGCGGGCTCGCCAACAACCTGGGCAACCTCTACAGCCGCATCCTGACGATGTGCGCGAAGTACTTCCCCGAGGGACTCGGCAGCAACGAGGGAGTGGACCTGACCGCGTGGCGGAAGGAGCTTGACCTGCCCTCGCTCATCGGCGAGCTCCGCGAGCGGATGGGGTCCTTCGACTACAGCACGGCGCTTCAGAAGATCTGGCTCGAGGTCGTCGATCGGGCGAACCGGTACACCCAGGAGACCGAGCCGTTCAAGGTCGCCAAGACCGACCTGGAGGCGGCCCGGACGATCCTCTTGAACCTCGTGGACTGGCTCCGCGTCGCCGCGATCCTGGTCAAGCCGGTCCTGCCGGCCACCGCCGAGACCTTCTACCGGGCGTTCAACTTCGAGGAGTCCACGCCCTGGGAGAAGGTCTCGTTCTCGACGGCCTCAACCCCCGCGCAGCCGCTGGAACTCCGGATCGAGGCGCCGCTGACCAATGGCAAGCCGGCGCCGCTGTTCCCCAAGATCGATACGAAGAAGCCGGCGTGA
- a CDS encoding class I SAM-dependent methyltransferase: MSFSSDHDRALSDAFDGQASQFERAPVQTDPMALDRLVRHSGFPAGSRVLDAGCGPGLVSAALLQAGYRVVGVDLSREMIDRARARCEGQPGAAEFHQASLHDANLDGLAPFDGALSRYVLHHVPDPMAFVRRQVSLLRPGGILVLNDHLTDPDRELAGRHEAIERARDGTHTRNLTGGGLVDLLARAGLERIHYLEEPFVLDFDEWFDRGTPELPKARVREMILDGPPIRGFAPSLLDDGSIRIECVRGFVKGVKPARA, from the coding sequence ATGAGCTTCTCTTCCGACCACGACAGGGCCCTCTCCGACGCATTCGACGGCCAGGCGTCGCAGTTCGAGCGGGCCCCCGTTCAGACCGACCCGATGGCCCTCGACCGCCTGGTACGCCACAGCGGCTTCCCGGCCGGCAGCCGCGTCCTCGACGCCGGCTGCGGCCCGGGGCTGGTCTCCGCGGCGCTCCTCCAGGCGGGCTATCGCGTCGTGGGCGTGGACCTCTCCCGGGAGATGATCGATCGGGCCCGGGCCCGCTGCGAAGGCCAGCCGGGCGCCGCGGAGTTCCACCAGGCCTCGCTCCACGACGCGAACCTCGACGGCCTGGCCCCGTTCGATGGCGCCTTGTCCCGCTACGTGCTCCACCACGTCCCCGACCCCATGGCCTTCGTCCGCCGCCAGGTAAGCCTACTCCGCCCGGGCGGCATCCTCGTCCTGAACGACCACCTCACCGACCCCGACCGCGAGCTCGCCGGCCGGCACGAGGCCATCGAGCGGGCGAGGGACGGCACGCACACCCGGAATCTGACCGGCGGCGGCCTCGTGGACCTGCTCGCCCGCGCCGGGCTCGAGCGCATCCATTACCTGGAAGAGCCGTTCGTCCTGGATTTCGACGAGTGGTTCGACCGTGGCACGCCCGAGCTGCCCAAGGCCCGCGTCCGCGAGATGATCCTCGACGGCCCGCCGATCCGCGGATTCGCGCCGTCGCTCCTCGACGACGGATCCATCCGCATCGAATGCGTCCGGGGCTTCGTCAAGGGCGTGAAGCCGGCGCGGGCGTGA